GATACGTTTCTATATTTGTCACAAGAGCATGTATAAGTTTAGCTTTGTTTTCTCCGGGCGCTCAAATTTGTGTGTATGGCCTTCTGTGGTGAACGTGTTCGTGACCAGCTGATGACCACATCTCGGGTATTTCCAGAACTCCTTCCTGTAGTTTCACTCACGTGACAGTCATACTTTCCGGCAATAAACTTTTCCTTCTTTGTTGGTGAGACGTGTCACTATGCTGCTCTGTTGGACCTCTGTTGCCGCTGGCACAGGTTTGATGTCATCAAAGGATCTTTCGTGGGAACTTGTCAACACCCATGTCTGGTTGTAACACAGTAGTCTGTACAAGGGATGGGCCAGCGCAGACACTAGAGGTAGGAATTACCTATAGTAGTTTACAGCTCTGAGCAAAGAATGAAGCTATTCCTTGTTTTCTGGTGGTGGTGCGGCTACAATGGCATCTGTCTGTTCTATTTTGGAATTTATCCCATCTGCGTACAGTCACCAGATCATAGAGGCCATGGGTATGCCATGAAAAGGCTGAGCAGACTTGGCAACTCTGGCGTGCCGACTTTTGCTGATGTCCTGCTGCTATTCGTTGACGTCACCACATGAAGTCATAGCAAAGTGAAATGTGGAATTTAGAGCAGCTAAAATCCCAGCGGAGATTGAGCTTAACTCTTGTTTTCCTTGTGCTGTATATCTTGGAATTTCTTTATGAGTGATAATGCGCTTGTGAGGGTCAATTTTCATCATTTCTTTTGCTCGTTGTCTGATGACATGCTGAGTATAGATCTAGAGCAAATATGGTAACACACAAAAAGCATTCCAGGGCCCTATTAAGAGCACATGAGGACACTTGTCCTACTTGATGCAGCAGAACACCCTGTAGCTTTCTCCATATCTAGAGATTTCTAACTTAAGTTCAACATACCTGCTGACCCACTCCACTGCATGATGGTGCTGTGTCCTCTTTATGTCTGCTCAAGTACTCAGCAAGTGCAAAGGACTTGGAGCAGGTGGCAGAACAGTAAGGTCGGTCACCTGTATGAATGCTCAGTTGCTGCTTCATTGCACTCTTCAGCGAGAATTTCTGAGTGTATAAAGGgcaatgaaatggcttctcgcctacATGGGTGTCCAGTTGTTCCTTCATGTCGGCCTTGCACGAGAATCTcagagggcatgaagggcattgaaatagCTTCTCGTCTGTTTGGGTTCGCAAGTGTTCCTTCATGCTGTTCTTATGCGAGAAGCTTTGAGGGCATGAAGGCCACTGAAATGGCTTCTGTCCTGTGTGGTTGCACAGGTGGCCTTTCAGGTCTggcttttgtgagaagctctgaggacatagagggcattgaaatggcttctcgtgTGGTTTTGCAGGTGGTCTTTCATGCTGGACTTAAAAGAGCAGCTCCGAAGGAATGAAGGAACCGCCACGGCTTCtaacctgtgtgggtgcgcaagtGGTTTTTCATGCTGGATTTATGTGAGAAGctttgagggcatgaagggcattgaaatggcttctcgcctgtgtgggtgcgtagGTGATCTTTCATGCTGGACTTACGCGAGAAActctgagggcatgaagggcattgaaatggcttctcacctgtgtgggtgcgcaggtggacaTTAAGGTTGGCCTTTAATGCGAAGCActgaaggcatgaagggcactgaaatggcttctcacctgtgtgggtgcgcaggtggggtTTCAGGTCAGACTTTCGCAAGAAGctttgagggcatgaagggcactgaactggcttctcgcctgtgtgggtgcttAGGTGGTCTTTCATGGTGGACTTATGCGAGAAACTTCGAGGGCAtaaagggcattgaaatggcttctcacctgtgtgggtgcgcaggtggactTTTATGTGGCTCTTTACTGCGAAGCaacgagggcatgaagggcactgaagtGGCTTCTCACCCGTGTGGATGAGCAGGTGGGTTTTCAGGTCAGGCTTTCGCAAGAAGctttgagggcatgaagggcattgaaatggcttctcacctgtgtgcgTGCGCAGGTGGACTTTCAGGGTGCCCTTTAATGCAAAGctctgaaggcatgaagggcattgaaatggcttcttgcctgtgtgggtgcgcaggtggactTTCATGCTGGACCTATTCGAGAATctctgaaggcatgaagggcactgccatggcttttcacctgtgtgggtgcgcaagtGGATTTTGATGCTGGACTTATGCGAGAAGCTTTGAGGGCATGAGGGGCAtagaaatggcttctcgcctgtgtgggtgcgcaggtgttccTTGACCTTGGCCCTTTGCGAGAATCTTTGAAGGCATAAAGGACATTGAAATGGTCGCTTGCCCATGTGGACGCACAAGTGCCTCTTTAGAAGGTCTCTTTTGGAGAAGCTCTTAGGGCATAAATGGCACTTAAAAGGATGCTCGCCAGTACGGACCCTGGCATGTGCTTCCAGACAAAACAGTTTATCAGCTTCATTGTAACAGAGATTATCTTGGCGGAGGAGTCCCTGTGGTGAATTGTGACCATTGGCTGTTGATGAAGAAATAGAAGGCCTGGATGCTGCATAAATAGAAGAAAAGTAATGTTATGAAATGCATGAAATACAGATACTAAAGCTAATGATgagcttagttttttttttcatttgggagGTCTTGAGGGCGATTTCAGGTATGGTGGAACAAATGAAGCCTAGTGGTCCATTTGATTTACTCAATATTTCAGCATGTGAATGCTTCATCACTTTGTTTATGAAGTCCAACCGTACAAACTATTTTTCAGAAAGGTGAAAAATTACTAAGTGAGAGAATCTGGTGTGTTCGAAGACATCTGCAGATTTCTCCGACCCTTAGAGGGCAGCGTCAAAAAGCTTCGACCTAGCTTCCTCTCTGAGCCTTTAAAAAGAGCACTCGCGGTCTGAAGGCAATATTTGGCACATGGAAAACTTCCGATTCGCTGGCACGAAAAATTTCTCATGTGAGAATTCATTAATCAATTTCTTCTTGACCACATGCctaactttggcaatgttttCATAAGTTAAGATAGTACAGTGCGAGCTAGGACATACAGTATTTTCCGTGTATAACCTGCTAACACATAGAACCTGCACCCCTTTTCAGAAGAGCCGAGAAACACAATATGCAACACTTCTAGGAGATTAATAAGTTCGGCAGAGATGCTTAAGAGTGCTTACTTGTCAGAATGCGAAAGTGTTATAGTCCACCTCTTTCCCATTGGCTGCACCGTCTCATGCCCACTGAAGCACACattaggccacacctttagtaagACTTGATATGTGCAATGAAACATGCACAAGGCACACCTTTAGCtaaccagaaccgtggagccactGTGGCATCGGGGAAGCATGCTGCTCTTCCCATTCCTCGGAGGCCCAGGATCATTTCCCACCAAGACCGAAatttacaaaattttcttttcataggcctcgatttactttgtttacagcaacctccctgagaaatttgaagTCAATCCGAgaatttttgacgtgtttttactctgcACCATCGGCAATATTTGGCACGACTGCTCGGTGTCACCGCTGCCGCTGGCAGATTTTCGTGTACTGGACAtactgctttcgcattaaaaattgcGTGTATATAACCCCCACAAATAACTGCATACAACCCTCAAATGTTTGAAAAAACAGCCTCCTCTCAGGGTGAAACAACTTGCCCATGTAGCTTCTTTTTATTGATCTCAAAATTCTTTATTTGAGAAGACTATTTGACTTCCTGAGCTTTATTCAGTGTCGTCCTTATAGGCTTAACAATGTATGACATCTTCAGTTGCAGTTTCGCTCAAAGCGAAAACTATTTGGCATGCATTATATTCTGCTCCTTGTGCTCTGCCATCGCAACATTGTGGCAAATGATTGCTGAAACGGGCAAATAATGGTCTAAACAAacctgactgattgattgatgtatggggttttatggcgcaagggccagatatggccaaagtgCACCATACACATGGTAATGGGTTTTCAATGAATTGATTATGAAATGGAGTAATGTACTATAGAATGGTGAATGTAGCAGGGCTGTATATAGGCCAAAAATCAGTCACTTTAACTTGCATAAAATATATAAGTATTAAAACAACAATGACCAGAGATGCGAGCTATGATAATAAATGTTGAATGCAAGGGCCTGCTATATAAGGTGTACCTAATGCAGCAACAGCCTCTGGTAAAGGCTgtcctacatattttttttactgaTAACTTGCAATGTAAGAATGTCATTCAAAAATTTGGTGTCGACTAATGGGTTTTTGCAAAGAAACTGTGCTGGACATAACGGGATACGCTGTCGGTAAGCTAAAGGAAAGTGTTTCTTCATGTGAATTTCTGCTTCCCAACATTCCACAAGAGCATAGATGATGGTCAGCATTTCACCACATCTGCCACATGTAGAAGGTTCGTCGCCAGTCAACAAGATGTGTGTACagtatgtgtgccctattcttactCGACATAACAGCACATCGGTTTGTCGTGATTCTATTATTAATAGGGGAGTGCTTAACTGTGCTTTAAATAGATTAAATTTAATTGAGGTTTGGGCATCTCACATGCATTGCCGACAgggtttaattttttttaaggaaaggtTTCAAATCTATGGCGGGAACAGCTATGAATGAGTTGAAATCTTTTGTTATTGTGGATGTGGCTATTTCGTCGGCGAGCATATTACCTTTGATGCCTCTGTGCCCTGACATCCAGCATATTATGACATGTTGATGAGATGCATAAACAGAGCCCAGGAGTCTATAAAGGTCACTAATTACAGGATTTTAATGCTTTTGTAGTGATACTAAAGCCTTGACAGCACtgcacttaatgagtctgtaagTATAGTTGGCCTCTCTAGCTTTAATTGTTTGAGGTGCCTCACAGCCGACAATAGCGCATAGGCTTCAGCCACAAATATACCGGTTTGGCAATGCAATATGCCGGACTCCAAAAAGGACCGATTGCTGCATAAGACACGTCAGCCTGTGAATTTGATGCATCAGTTTAAAACTCCTGACAGCAGTTCTTCAACAAATTCAAGGAAGTAGATTCAAACGTGCATCTTAGGAGCACTATTAGTGACTTCAACAAACGACGTCACATTCCACAAGCTCCCATTGCCGCGGCGGTGACAGCTTTGCTGGAAGCATTCGATGGTGTTCTAGAAGTGGCTCACGCATTTCTTCATTGAAATTCCTCACATGAAGTAAGAAGGGCTCCCTCGCTGTGGGCCGATTATCAAAAAGTACGGCACAGGACTCATCGTTTACAGTTGTGTAACAAGGATGTTCAGCATTCGCATTTGCCTTCAGATAATATGTGACGCTGGAATATGGCCTCTGTAGACAGAATGACAATTTGTTTGATTCTACATAGTGGCTTAAtacagggcttgtcctgaaggcaccagTCGTGAGGTAGATACCTAAATGGTACCCAAAGTATAGGATATTTAGTGCGCTTGGCATTGCAGAATGACAGACTATAGCACCACAGTCAAGGCGAGAGCGGACAAGGCTCCTGTACAAGTTCAGGAGGTATTTTCCATCACTACCCTATGTTGTGCGTGACAATATGTTTAAAAGGATCATCTAAGATGGACGATAAAGTCTAGAACTATTCCTTCGCTGCTCACAGATAGTTCCTCTCGATTGATCGTGAGTTTTGGTACTGGTGTCACGACTCTTTCGTTTGAAATGAGTATGCATGTACTTTTCTGCATTTTAAATCCATTTACATTCGCCCATTCAGACAATTTATTTAATACAAGCGGCACCTGTCACTCGCAGATAGAAATATTACGTGATATGAAACCTATCTGCACGTCACAGACATACAATAAAATATAGTGCGTGGAATGACTCTATAcagggaattcatttttacatCTCTGATTTGTGCCTCAACGTGAACAAGGTGATCTACTGCGGACCTACCATCTCAGAAGCTACACTGGAAGGGGTCCAGTGTTTTGTTATCTTCTAGGAAACAGATTAAGTGCTCGTTTATTTTTTCATACGGTTTGCACAGTCAGCTTGTTAGGGTTATTGGCATGCAGCTGGTGGCTGAGGACTggtccttgccttgtttaagTCTTAGAATGACTATGGCTTCATTCCACGAAGACGGAATATATCCAGCTGTCCACGTGGCATTAAATAGACATAGGAGTGTTTTCAGTGCATCAGGATGTAGGTATCTAATCATTTTGTACATAATACGATGAGCACCTGTCTCTTCAAGTTACAACTAAGCTTTTTCATCCCATTGCTTGGAAGGAGGATGGTTTAATTGTCCAAAGggctaattaaataattaaacaaagcCCTATAAAGTAAGGCACTACACAGGTAATCCGGAAGATGCGACTACGCCTGTGGAAtattatggtttttttttttcccttttccccATTATTTCTACAATCAACATAATTATTTTGCTCAATGCTATATCCGGCTTTGTTGCCTATTGCCTACATATATTCGTAACTTCAAATGGGCAGCAGTATATTTGGAGATTACCAATACAGCTGAGTAAGTCATCTAATTATCAGAATTTATCATGACTTGGTATATTATCACACATTCAGCCTTTTGAGG
Above is a genomic segment from Dermacentor andersoni chromosome 8, qqDerAnde1_hic_scaffold, whole genome shotgun sequence containing:
- the LOC126529030 gene encoding uncharacterized protein isoform X3, producing MGRRRSALTPEEQAERRRQQRREYSQRQRDRAKAETLADNAPKDPEERRLSQMREYSRRRRAQLADEDRAQEATRERQAQASEAVSKRQKPFTDVCCANEDLACLCTVDNKQPQVPIAAGRLSPEFEVSTLVTLTPKGLTNAVNLDGSITTKMACHAPSKVIGQVEVGTQCSLPLTDKSVGCSFKAGSESRSVQTIETVDQSSSSSASRPSVSPSAANGDNSQQGCLRQDHLPDCEAASRPSISSSTANGHNSPQGLLRQDNLCYNEADKLFCLEAHARVRTGEHPFKCHLCPKSFSKRDLLKRHLCVHMGKRPFQCPLCLQRFSQRAKVKEHLRTHTGEKPFLCPSCPQSFSHKSSIKIHLRTHTGEKPWQCPSCLQRFSNRSSMKVHLRTHTGKKPFQCPSCLQSFALKGTLKVHLRTHTGEKPFQCPSCPQSFLRKPDLKTHLLIHTGEKPLQCPSCPRCFAVKSHIKVHLRTHTGEKPFQCPLCPRSFSHKSTMKDHLSTHTGEKPVQCPSCPQSFLRKSDLKPHLRTHTGEKPFQCPSCLQCFALKANLNVHLRTHTGEKPFQCPSCPQSFSRKSSMKDHLRTHTGEKPFQCPSCPQSFSHKSSMKNHLRTHTG
- the LOC126529030 gene encoding uncharacterized protein isoform X2; this encodes MCCRNAFGKKGLRNAISLAECITAKMACHTPSKVIGQVEVGTQCSLPLADKSVGCCFRPGSESRSVQTTETVDQSSYTSASRPSVSPSTASGDQSQQGHLSEDHLCDYEAAFTDVCCANEDLACLCTVDNKQPQVPIAAGRLSPEFEVSTLVTLTPKGLTNAVNLDGSITTKMACHAPSKVIGQVEVGTQCSLPLTDKSVGCSFKAGSESRSVQTIETVDQSSSSSASRPSVSPSAANGDNSQQGCLRQDHLPDCEAASRPSISSSTANGHNSPQGLLRQDNLCYNEADKLFCLEAHARVRTGEHPFKCHLCPKSFSKRDLLKRHLCVHMGKRPFQCPLCLQRFSQRAKVKEHLRTHTGEKPFLCPSCPQSFSHKSSIKIHLRTHTGEKPWQCPSCLQRFSNRSSMKVHLRTHTGKKPFQCPSCLQSFALKGTLKVHLRTHTGEKPFQCPSCPQSFLRKPDLKTHLLIHTGEKPLQCPSCPRCFAVKSHIKVHLRTHTGEKPFQCPLCPRSFSHKSTMKDHLSTHTGEKPVQCPSCPQSFLRKSDLKPHLRTHTGEKPFQCPSCLQCFALKANLNVHLRTHTGEKPFQCPSCPQSFSRKSSMKDHLRTHTGEKPFQCPSCPQSFSHKSSMKNHLRTHTG
- the LOC126529030 gene encoding uncharacterized protein isoform X1; its protein translation is MCCRNAFGKKGLRNAISLAECITAKMACHTPSKVIGQVEVGTQCSLPLADKSVGCCFRPGSESRSVQTTETVDQSSYTSASRPSVSPSTASGDQSQQGHLSEDHLCDYEAGKLLRLEPRARVHNGERLFKCALCPKSFFKKDHLKRHLCVHTGERPFQCPLCLQNFTRKANLETHLRIHTGEKPWQCPTCPQRFSHKSSMKDHLRTHTAFTDVCCANEDLACLCTVDNKQPQVPIAAGRLSPEFGLTNAVNLDGSITTKMACHAPSKVIGQVEVGTQCSLPLTDKSVGCSFKAGSESRSVQTIETVDQSSSSSASRPSVSPSAANGDNSQQGCLRQDHLPDCEAASRPSISSSTANGHNSPQGLLRQDNLCYNEADKLFCLEAHARVRTGEHPFKCHLCPKSFSKRDLLKRHLCVHMGKRPFQCPLCLQRFSQRAKVKEHLRTHTGEKPFLCPSCPQSFSHKSSIKIHLRTHTGEKPWQCPSCLQRFSNRSSMKVHLRTHTGKKPFQCPSCLQSFALKGTLKVHLRTHTGEKPFQCPSCPQSFLRKPDLKTHLLIHTGEKPLQCPSCPRCFAVKSHIKVHLRTHTGEKPFQCPLCPRSFSHKSTMKDHLSTHTGEKPVQCPSCPQSFLRKSDLKPHLRTHTGEKPFQCPSCLQCFALKANLNVHLRTHTGEKPFQCPSCPQSFSRKSSMKDHLRTHTGEKPFQCPSCPQSFSHKSSMKNHLRTHTG